GAACCGTTATGCGGTGTGCCTAGAGTGGTAATAGAAGAAATCATATTATCTTGGCCGCCTTCAAATAGCGGTGAAATAGTACCTCCATGCGCACGTTGATATTCAATTTCATCTTGATTGCCGAAGCGTAAGAAGTGCTCCATTAAACGGATCGTCTGACCGCCCATGCTATGTCCGACTAAATGTACTTTCTGACCTGGCTGCCACTCTTTAAACACACCTTCATAAGTACGGCCATAACGTGCATGTCCATATTTCTCAGCATGTGCTGCTCCATAATCCACAGTGCCGCCTTTAATATAATAATAAAGTTCTACTGCACGATCATAGTTGCTGCTGAAAGCACCGACACTAGCTTCATAAGCTTTATATCCTTTTTCTCTCAATCCATCAACTACACGATATTTGTCGCCACCCCAGTAATTAGGGTATAAATCAGGTTTGATGTCACCTACAAATCCCATGAAGCCATGCACAAATATAACTGGATATTTATTAACCGCTTGGGCTTGTTCAGCTTTTGTTCCACTTACAGCAGATGGAGTTGCAGAGGATTGTTGTTGCGTTCGGTTATTTGTATTTGCCGCCTGGGGTGTTGATAACTTCGGTGATTTCTTCTCATTAGGTTGTTTTGTTTCTGTAGGGAGCCCCGGGGCAGAAGTTGTAGTTACATGCGGCTTTGTCTGAGGTGTTTCCTTCACAGGGGTCTGCTCCTTATCAACCGCTTCCTTCTTTTTATCAGTCACTGAAACTGAAGAGATATTGTCGGATGAATCGGTTGTTGTCTGAGGTGAGACTTCTTTAATAGGTGGTGTTGGTGCAGGCACTTTATTCACTTGCGTTGATTCATCATTAATTTTTTCTATAGGTGGAGCAACTGTATTTTCTTGGTTTTTCGATTCTTTTAGTGCAGCAGGTTTAACATTTTGGGTTTTATTCTCTGTAGCCACCGACTCTTCTTGTGCTCCAGCCTTTTCAACTGGTGTACTTTTTTCAGAGATTTGATTTTGTGCTGGAGTTTCAGCTGCTGGCGAAACTTGGCTTTGCTGTGTAGTTTGGTTCGTTACCCTTTCAGTGGAATCCGTTTCTTGCTTCTTATCGTTCTGTTGTGTCGCTGGCTGTAATTCAGTTTGCGGTTGTTCATCAGTAGATTTTTGCATCGTTTCAGATGGCCTGTAATCTTCTTCAAACGATTTCGGGGCAGGATTTATCTTAGGTGCTGGCGCCTCCGCAGTAGAAGTAGAAGCAGGTTCCGGTACCTTTGTCGCAACCTCCTCTTGCGCATTTACCTGAGTTGACGCTTGTTGGTTTGCAGAAGATTGATTATTGTGTGTCGACGATGTAGGCTGCAGCTCAACTTCAGTCTGTGCATGTGGTTGAGACGTCACTTTCTCTCCCATCTCTGCAGTTTGCTCTGCCGCATTTGCGCTATTTCCTGCCGTTAAGAAAGCCACTGTCGCTACAAGTGCAGACGCAGCACCCACTGTATATTTACGAATTGCATATCTGTTTCTTGTACTATTATTTCTCTTCATTTTAGATGTCTCCTATCTTCGGTGTCTCTCACTAAAGAAAAATAATTAACGCTATCCCATTTATTTCAAGAAAAAAACTGTGTATCTATAAAATAGCACAGTTTAATTTCATATATCTACTTTTATATAAAAGTTTACAAAAACAAAAATATTTTTATCTAAATCTTATTAAAACTATCTGATTTGATGGTATATATCATACACTTCACCAGTTTTCATACCTCTGTCTTCTGCCACTTGTTTAATCGCCTTTTTCGGTCTCATCTCTTGGCGTATATAATGGTCGACATGTTCAGGAATATCCAACTCCTCAAACCATTGCGTTTCAGCAGTCGCTTCTGCACCTTCAATCAAAATAACAAACTCACCTTTCAAAGGCACCTCTCCTTGCTCAACCGCTGCTGCTAAATCCGAAACCGAAGCCGTCTGAATCTGCTCAAATTTTTTCGTCAATTCACGTCCCAAAGTCACAGGGCGTTCCGCATCCACCATTTCAATCGCCTTTAAAGTATCCGCGACACGGTAAGGAGATTCATACACAATCAAAGTTGAACTTTCAAACATTCTTTTTTCCAACACAGCGACTTTTTCTTTATTTTTTCTGGGAAGAAAGCCTAAGAAAGTATAAACGAAAGAAGGGAGCCCACTTGCCATTAATGCCGTCAGACCTGCATTCGGACCAGGGATAGGTACCACTGTGATATCAGCTTCACGCGCACTCACTACTAACTCATATCCAGGATCGCTGATTAAGGGTAAGCCGGCATCTGAAACTAACGCAATATCTTGCCCTTCTAATAAAGTGTGCACTAAAGGTTCAGTTTGCTGATCTTTATTGTGTTCATGATACGATTTCAAGGGAACATGAATCTCATAGTGATTACATAACTTCTTCGTTACCCGCGTATCTTCACAAGCAATTAAATCGACTTGTTTTAAAGTGTCGACTGCACGGTACGTAATATCCGCTAAGTTTCCGATAGGTGTTCCGACTAAATAAAGTGTGCCTGTCATGAATGAATGCCCCTTTCAATGAGTTGTAGTTTCTGTATTCTAGTCAATGTTTTAATTTGATATTCACGTTTCATCGCTTCGGATTTCGTTTCATAGGTTTCTTGATACACGAGTGTTACAGGTCGGCGCGTTTTCGTATATTTCGCCCCTTTTCCAGAATTATGCTTTTCCACCCGTGCAGGTATATCATTGGTATACCCTGTATACAGACTGCCGTCACGACATCTCACAATATAAATAAAATGTTTAGTCTCCATAATAAATCGCTCTCATTTCCGGTGTATATTCACCATGGCCTTGATACATATAAAAGGGAGGTTGAATCTCTAATCCTGCTTTGCCGTCTTTGCGTCCTTCTACAATAATTGCATGGGCGTCCTTGTTTTGCTTACTGTAGACCAGCGTCAGACGCTTAGGCTCTATCCGTGCTGCTCGATAAGCAGATAACACATCCATTAACCGTTCTGCGCGATGTACCATCATTAATCTTCCGCCTTGTTTCAATAAATGGCGTGCCGCTTCCACACAATCTTCTAAAGTACATAATACCTCGTGTCGGGCAATTTTATGTGCTTCCTTTTGATGCTGATGCATCTGCGTAGTTTTGAAATACGGCGGATTGCACGTAACTACCGTATATTGTGAAGGCGTAAAGTTCTGGCGTACCTCCTTTAAATCCATTTCATACATATGAATGCGATCCGTTAAGTGATTATGCAAAATACTGCGCTTTGCCATATCGACAAGTTGCGGTTGTATTTCAATGGCATCAATCGGTTGCTGACCTTTATAGGATAATAATAAAGGAATTACGCCATTTCCAGAGCACAAGTCCATTACCTTGTCGTTTTTACGCAAGTGGGTAAAATGTCCAAGCAGCAATGCATCTGTAGAAAAAGAAAAAACTTCATCATTCTGAATAATTTCTAAGTTTTCTTTTAGGAGACAGTCCAAGCGTTCATTATCTCGCAACATGATTCATCTCTACCTTCCTGAGTATGTATAGAGAGCGAGATTGAAACCTTAAAGTAAGTTTCGATATCCCGCTCTTAGAAAGAATAATTCTCTTGCAACATATTATTCTAAATTAGTTATATTATAGAAGAAACGCGCCACAAATTAGGATTGTTCCTCTAAAGTTTGTAAACAAAACAAGCAATCTTCCCCATGGCGATGCTTGCCGAACAGGTCTCCTTTGCAGATATGGAAACCTTCTTGATAGAGAATCGCTAAATTTTCTTTACTGCTCACTCGATGTTTTTTATGAGGATGCGTTTCTGTTTCTTCTTTGAATTCTGATGCGCCATTTCGGTCTTCTGTCTCTGAACGGCCTTCATGTTCTTCTGAGCGGCCGATCAAGCGTTTCAGATGATTATTTTCTACTTCTAATGCTACGTTCTCTTCGACAAGTTCCATAGCAATTGTTTTTAACTCAGCCATTTCTTGATACAAATTTTGAACGTTGCTTTCAAGACGCATGAGTCTTTCCATTAAATCTCTGCGATCCAATGCATTGGGCCTCCTTAATATATCTCTTCTAAATCTTCAACCGAATATTCTAAAGGTTGTTCCAGACCATCCACTTTAACTTGCATTGAAATGTCTAACATATTAAGACCCACAACAATTCCTTTTCCATCGGGCGTTTCAATCTTAGTTCCTACATCCGGCAATTGTTCACGCGCTGCCTCATAATAATCATTTTCATATTTTAAACAGCACATTAAACGACCGCAAGCACCAGAAATCTTAGTTGGATTTAAAGATAAATTTTGGTCTTTCGCCATTTTAATAGAAACCGGTTCAAAGTCTCCTAAAAATGTAGAACAGCATAAAGAGCGTCCGCATGGGCCGATTCCACCTAACAATTTGGCTTCATCGCGCACGCCGATTTGGCGTAATTCAATACGTGTTCTTAAACGTGAGGCTAATATTTTAACCAGTTTTCTAAAATCTATACGGTCATCTGCAGTAAAGTTAAATATCACTTTCGATTGGTCTAATGTATATTCACAATTGACTAAACGCATGTCCAGTCCTAATTGTTCAATTGCTTCTTTACAAAATTGCATGGCTGCTTCTGCCTCTGCTTCATTGCAAGCATGCTTTTCTAAATCTTGTTCAGTGGCAACACGGATAATCGGTTTCAGAGGTAAGGTAACATCTTCTGCCTCTACATCTAATGCGCCATCTTTAACCGCTCCGATTTCCACTCCTCGTTTTGATTCTACTACTACTCTGTCACCACAACAAAGTGCAATATTTTGAACGGGTGCGTAATATTCAAGTTTCCCAGCCTTTTGAAATTGTACGCCTATAACCTGTGGCATTTAGTCCACCCCTTTAATTACAATTTGTTCAAATACAAGCATCGGATTCACATTCTGCGTCAGTTTCTTATGTGCTTCCGTTATATGATCATACATATGCGTTAATTGAGCATAACTTAAGTGCTCTGCATAATGTTTAATATCTGTTTCCATTTCCGAAAAAACCAAGTGTCCCGAAGTTTCAGCCTTTTCATGCATGATATCTTGGAAAAAAGCATTCACAGCAGACAGTGTCAGTTGCTGCAGCTTTTTATTTTTAGCTGATTTCATTAAATCAACTAAAGCAATCAGTGCCATTGCTCTATTAGAAAGTAATAGTTGACACCAGTTTACAATATTCTTTCTTAAAGCCGCTAAATCATATTCTTCGTTTAAGTTACGCGCTTCTTCTATTTGTGTTGTATATGTACTGAGCATTTCTGCAATAGGTTTAGAAATCGCTTGTTCTTCCAGACGTTCGATTAAAAGCGTTTGAGACATGGGTTTGAAGTAGACATGCTGGCAACGTGAATGAATAGTACTTAAGATTTGCTCTGGCTTAGTAGAAAGTAAAATTGCAATCGTATTCTCTGGAGGTTCTTCTAAAAATTTCAAGATACTATTTTCACCTTGCACTGTCAGCTTTTCAAAACTATCAATAATATATACTTTAAATGATCCCTCAACTGGAAGCTGATTCATCGCATGCACGAGTGCTTCGATTTTTTCTTTCTTTATATTAGTTTCTTCAGTCGAAACATATCTAAAGTCCGGATGATTCATTTCATCAACTTTCGCTTGGCATATTTCATTGTCATTGCATAAAATTAATTTCGCAAATGCCATTGCAGTTTGTTGCATTGTTTGGCCATCATCGCCTTCAAATAAGTAGGCATGCGAAAGTTTCCCAGATTGATAAGCTTTCGTCAATCTTGATAATTCATCCATTCATTTAACTCCTTTTACGTAATGAAAAGGGGCTGGAACTCGTGTCAATCAAGGATTTGTATCTTACAAAACCCGATTACATACTTGTCCCGACCCCCGCTATTCATAAAAAGTGATGAGATTACAGAGTCATAAACTCCTATCTTCACTTTCTCACTCATTATATTGAATTATTAAAATCGGTGGAATGCATCAACAGGCATTACAAATACTGTTGCACCGCCGACTTCAACTTCCACTGGATAAGGGATGTATGAGTCTGCGCTGCCGCCCATTGGTGTAATAGGTGATACAAGCTGTTCTCTATTACCGCATGTTTTATTAATAACGCTTAGTAAATCATCAACTTTATCATCATCTACACCACAAAGGAATGTGGTATTCCCTGCACGTAAAAATCCACCTGTTGTAGCGAGTTTCGTCGCTCGGAAGTTATTTTTTACGAGTTGGTCAGACAATTCTTGACTATCTTGGTCTTGAACAATTGCAATTACCATTTTCATAACTAACACCTCTTTGTAATATTATAGCATATCTGATGGCACAGCTTGTTTAGAATCTTAAGAGAATTCGTCTGTTGTCTTAAAATTTCAGGTTGAATGACCGAACGCCTTTAAGGATAAAAACAGAGTTGAATATAACAAATATTTATCAAATTATACTACGAGTATACGATGGCGTGCAATACCTTATCCATCTGTTTATTGTTTATTCAGGAATTCTTTGATAGCGCTATATGTAGCCTCTACAACTGTTTCTAATTCTTGATTTGCATCAATCACTTTAAAACGATTCGGTTCTTGTGCGATTAAATCTTTGTATCCTTTAATTACCCGTTGATGAAAGGCAATACTCTCATGATCTAAACGATTCATGTTTCTAGCATTGCTTTCAATACGTTGACGCCCAGTCTCAGCCGTAATATCTAAATAAATCGTTAAATCAGGGTATAGACCGTTAATCGCAAATTCATTGATAGCCCGTACTTCATCTACACCAATGCCACGTGCAAATCCTTGATAAGCTAGTGAACTGTCAATATAGCGATCACACAGTACGATTTTGCCTGCTTTTAATGCAGGCAATACTTTTTCAACAAGATGTTCACGACGGGATGCCGCAAAGAGCAACGCTTCGGTGCGGTCATCTACTGCTTCACCTTCCAATAAAATTTCACGAATTTGTTCAGCTGCCGGAACCCCTCCAGGCTCACGCGTTTTCAATACTTCAAATTCTTTAGCTAAACGTTCTGACACTTGTTGTAAAACAGTGGTTTTCCCTGATCCTTCTGGTCCTTCAAATGTAATAAATGCGGCCATTTTAATTATCCTCAATTCTAATTTTGTTATCTTTTAATCCTTCTACCCTAATTCCTTGAGCTATCCAGCTTTCTACATTCTGGACGACATTATCAGTTACCTCTTCCCCTTTAAAATAAACTGGGATGCCTGGCGGATAAGGTACCAAATGCTGTCCGAGTCGTTTACCGACAGCTTTTTGTAATTCTACTTCAATCGTACTTTTCAAATGCAATGGTTGATAGTGTCCCATCTCGGTAGGCAAGAGATTCTCTTGGTCTATGTAATTTGATGATGGCATCTCAGGCAACACTATTTGTTTGATGCGTTCTTGCAATAATTCAAATGGAAACGTATCATCTTCATGCCATAACGGCAATACCAATAAGGTTTGATAATCATCAGCTAATTCCACATAAATATCTTGTTCTTCTAACCAGGTTTGGACTTCATACCCTGAATGTCCAGGATATTTTAAGGTTAACTTGAGCGGGTCATCCATTTCTCCTACCAAGAATCCTCTACTTCTTAAATCGGTCATTAAAACCTTTCTTTTTTTGAAAAAAAGAGTGCTGTTGTAATTTTGATAAAATGCCTGTGCACGTTCAAGCCCCGCCATTAGCAGATAAGAAGGACTGGATGATTGGAAATAAGTCAAATACTGTTTGACCTGTGCTTGATAGGGTGCATCTTTATGTATAAAAATTACAGAACTCATAGTAAATGCGGGCAATGTTTTATGGTAAGACTGCACTACATAATCTGCTTGATATTCTAATGAAGAAACTGGAAAACCCTCTAATCCAAAATGGGCACCATGCGCTTCATCGATGAGAACTGGAATATGGTGCTTATGACTGGATTGTATAAAACGTTGAACATCAAAAGTTTCTCCATAATAGTTAGGATAGGTCACAATAGCAAGACTATGGTCTGTCATCGTATTTTCTGCTTCGGATATATCAGGAGCACGATAGTGCTTAGTTTGCTTACTCATTTCCATTGGCATAATTTGAGCAGCTTGTGTACTTAAATCTAAACCATGAAATACAGATTTATGTACATTGCGACTCATCAATATAGAATCGGAACTTTGTGCAGCAGCTTGAATAACCGATAAAATACCTGAAGTAGTGCCATTGACTAAATAATACGCCTCATAATCTGGATGTTTAGTTAATTGCTGCATGCTTTCTTTTAGTACTTCTTCCGGATGATGCAAATCATCAAAATCAGTAATTTCCGTTATATCCATATCTAAGCCTATTTGCTTCAAGTCACCGATAGTCATATTCTTATGACCTGGAACATGAAAGGAAATAGGAGTCTTATCTAAAAATGCTTTCAATTGATGGTTTAATGGCAACTTCATGAGTCTTGCGTCCTTTTCTAAAGATTACTTTCATTCTAACATAGAATAATACACGGGCTAAGAGAAAAAAGTATAAAAAAAAGAGACCCTAATGGGTCTCGCACTGCCTGGCAACGTCCTACTCTTGCGGAACGTAAGTCCGACTACCATCGGCGCTAAAGAGCTTAACTTCTGTGTTCGGCATGGGAACAGGTGTGACCTCTTTGCCATTGTCACCAGACAATAGAATGCTTATACATTCAAAACTAGATAGTAAGTAAAATCAATTTACCAATCAAAACTTGAAATTGGATTAAGTCTTCGATCGATTAGTATTCGTCAGCTCCACATATCGCTATGCTTCCACCCCGAACCTATTAACCTCATCATCTTTGAGGGATCTTATAACCGAAGTTGGGAAATCTCATCTTGAGGGGGGCTTCATGCTTAGATGCTTTCAGCACTTATCCCGTCCATACATAGCTACCCAGCGATGCCGTTGGCACGACAACTGGTACACCAGAGGTATGTCCATCCCGGTCCTCTCGTACTAAGGACAGCTCCTCTCAAATTTCCTGCGCCCACGACGGATAGGGACCGAACTGTCTCACGACGTTCTGAACCCAGCTCGCGTACCGCTTTAATGGGCGAACAGCCCAACCCTTGGGACCGACTACAGCCCCAGGATGCGATGAGCCGACATCGAGGTGCCAAACCTCCCCGTCGATGTGAACTCTTGGGGGAGATAAGCCTGTTATCCCCGGGGTAGCTTTTATCCGTTGAGCGATGGCCCTTCCATGCGGAACCACCGGATCACTAAGTCCGTCTTTCGACCCTGCTCGACTTGTAGGTCTCGCAGTCAAGCTCCCTTATGCCTTTACACTCTATGAATGATTTCCAACCATTCTGAGGGAACCTTTGAGCGCCTCCGTTACACTTTAGGAGGCGACCGCCCCAGTCAAACTGCCCGCCTGACACTGTCTCCCGCCATGATCAATGGCGCGGGTTAGAAATCCAACACAGCTAGGGTAGTATCCCACCAACGCCTCCACGTAAGCTGGCGCTCACGTTTCCAAGGCTCCTACCTATCCTGTACAAGCTGTGCCGAATTTCAATATCAGGCTACAGTAAAGCTCCACGGGGTCTTTCCGTCCTGTCGCGGGTAACCTGCATCTTCACAGGTACTATGATTTCACCGAGTCTCTCGTTGAGACAGTGCCCAAATCGTTACGCCTTTCGTGCGGGTCGGAACTTACCCGACAAGGAATTTCGCTACCTTAGGACCGTTATAGTTACGGCCGCCGTTTACTGGGGCTTCGATTCGTAGCTTCGCAGAAGCTAACCACTCCTCTTAACCTTCCAGCACCGGGCAGGCGTCAGCCCCTATACATCACCTTACGGTTTAGCAGAGACCTGTGTTTT
Above is a genomic segment from Staphylococcus piscifermentans containing:
- the lip gene encoding YSIRK-targeted triacylglycerol lipase; its protein translation is MKRNNSTRNRYAIRKYTVGAASALVATVAFLTAGNSANAAEQTAEMGEKVTSQPHAQTEVELQPTSSTHNNQSSANQQASTQVNAQEEVATKVPEPASTSTAEAPAPKINPAPKSFEEDYRPSETMQKSTDEQPQTELQPATQQNDKKQETDSTERVTNQTTQQSQVSPAAETPAQNQISEKSTPVEKAGAQEESVATENKTQNVKPAALKESKNQENTVAPPIEKINDESTQVNKVPAPTPPIKEVSPQTTTDSSDNISSVSVTDKKKEAVDKEQTPVKETPQTKPHVTTTSAPGLPTETKQPNEKKSPKLSTPQAANTNNRTQQQSSATPSAVSGTKAEQAQAVNKYPVIFVHGFMGFVGDIKPDLYPNYWGGDKYRVVDGLREKGYKAYEASVGAFSSNYDRAVELYYYIKGGTVDYGAAHAEKYGHARYGRTYEGVFKEWQPGQKVHLVGHSMGGQTIRLMEHFLRFGNQDEIEYQRAHGGTISPLFEGGQDNMISSITTLGTPHNGSAAADRVGNQQAFKDIVYALGRMGGGKLANIDFGFEKWGFKQEANEFYIDYMKRVSESALWKTDDNAMYDLTSKGSEELNKNTPLNPNITYTTYTGLASHEGLTGNYVSDVGQFFLFDTTSRIIGSEPNKAVRPNDGIVSVVSSLYPTGQAFTDFTDGLKKGIWQVTPVMKGWDHLDFVGLDALDFKHTGIELQQFYAGLIHNMMKVEEAEV
- the rsmI gene encoding 16S rRNA (cytidine(1402)-2'-O)-methyltransferase — encoded protein: MTGTLYLVGTPIGNLADITYRAVDTLKQVDLIACEDTRVTKKLCNHYEIHVPLKSYHEHNKDQQTEPLVHTLLEGQDIALVSDAGLPLISDPGYELVVSAREADITVVPIPGPNAGLTALMASGLPSFVYTFLGFLPRKNKEKVAVLEKRMFESSTLIVYESPYRVADTLKAIEMVDAERPVTLGRELTKKFEQIQTASVSDLAAAVEQGEVPLKGEFVILIEGAEATAETQWFEELDIPEHVDHYIRQEMRPKKAIKQVAEDRGMKTGEVYDIYHQIR
- a CDS encoding GIY-YIG nuclease family protein is translated as METKHFIYIVRCRDGSLYTGYTNDIPARVEKHNSGKGAKYTKTRRPVTLVYQETYETKSEAMKREYQIKTLTRIQKLQLIERGIHS
- a CDS encoding tRNA1(Val) (adenine(37)-N6)-methyltransferase, which encodes MLRDNERLDCLLKENLEIIQNDEVFSFSTDALLLGHFTHLRKNDKVMDLCSGNGVIPLLLSYKGQQPIDAIEIQPQLVDMAKRSILHNHLTDRIHMYEMDLKEVRQNFTPSQYTVVTCNPPYFKTTQMHQHQKEAHKIARHEVLCTLEDCVEAARHLLKQGGRLMMVHRAERLMDVLSAYRAARIEPKRLTLVYSKQNKDAHAIIVEGRKDGKAGLEIQPPFYMYQGHGEYTPEMRAIYYGD
- the yabA gene encoding DNA replication initiation control protein YabA, whose translation is MDRRDLMERLMRLESNVQNLYQEMAELKTIAMELVEENVALEVENNHLKRLIGRSEEHEGRSETEDRNGASEFKEETETHPHKKHRVSSKENLAILYQEGFHICKGDLFGKHRHGEDCLFCLQTLEEQS
- a CDS encoding PSP1 domain-containing protein, which gives rise to MPQVIGVQFQKAGKLEYYAPVQNIALCCGDRVVVESKRGVEIGAVKDGALDVEAEDVTLPLKPIIRVATEQDLEKHACNEAEAEAAMQFCKEAIEQLGLDMRLVNCEYTLDQSKVIFNFTADDRIDFRKLVKILASRLRTRIELRQIGVRDEAKLLGGIGPCGRSLCCSTFLGDFEPVSIKMAKDQNLSLNPTKISGACGRLMCCLKYENDYYEAAREQLPDVGTKIETPDGKGIVVGLNMLDISMQVKVDGLEQPLEYSVEDLEEIY
- a CDS encoding DNA polymerase III subunit, producing MDELSRLTKAYQSGKLSHAYLFEGDDGQTMQQTAMAFAKLILCNDNEICQAKVDEMNHPDFRYVSTEETNIKKEKIEALVHAMNQLPVEGSFKVYIIDSFEKLTVQGENSILKFLEEPPENTIAILLSTKPEQILSTIHSRCQHVYFKPMSQTLLIERLEEQAISKPIAEMLSTYTTQIEEARNLNEEYDLAALRKNIVNWCQLLLSNRAMALIALVDLMKSAKNKKLQQLTLSAVNAFFQDIMHEKAETSGHLVFSEMETDIKHYAEHLSYAQLTHMYDHITEAHKKLTQNVNPMLVFEQIVIKGVD
- a CDS encoding cyclic-di-AMP receptor, with product MKMVIAIVQDQDSQELSDQLVKNNFRATKLATTGGFLRAGNTTFLCGVDDDKVDDLLSVINKTCGNREQLVSPITPMGGSADSYIPYPVEVEVGGATVFVMPVDAFHRF
- the tmk gene encoding dTMP kinase; amino-acid sequence: MAAFITFEGPEGSGKTTVLQQVSERLAKEFEVLKTREPGGVPAAEQIREILLEGEAVDDRTEALLFAASRREHLVEKVLPALKAGKIVLCDRYIDSSLAYQGFARGIGVDEVRAINEFAINGLYPDLTIYLDITAETGRQRIESNARNMNRLDHESIAFHQRVIKGYKDLIAQEPNRFKVIDANQELETVVEATYSAIKEFLNKQ
- a CDS encoding aminotransferase class V-fold PLP-dependent enzyme codes for the protein MKLPLNHQLKAFLDKTPISFHVPGHKNMTIGDLKQIGLDMDITEITDFDDLHHPEEVLKESMQQLTKHPDYEAYYLVNGTTSGILSVIQAAAQSSDSILMSRNVHKSVFHGLDLSTQAAQIMPMEMSKQTKHYRAPDISEAENTMTDHSLAIVTYPNYYGETFDVQRFIQSSHKHHIPVLIDEAHGAHFGLEGFPVSSLEYQADYVVQSYHKTLPAFTMSSVIFIHKDAPYQAQVKQYLTYFQSSSPSYLLMAGLERAQAFYQNYNSTLFFKKRKVLMTDLRSRGFLVGEMDDPLKLTLKYPGHSGYEVQTWLEEQDIYVELADDYQTLLVLPLWHEDDTFPFELLQERIKQIVLPEMPSSNYIDQENLLPTEMGHYQPLHLKSTIEVELQKAVGKRLGQHLVPYPPGIPVYFKGEEVTDNVVQNVESWIAQGIRVEGLKDNKIRIEDN